Proteins from one Mycobacterium sp. SMC-2 genomic window:
- the mprA gene encoding two-component system response regulator MprA — translation MRILVVDDDRAVRESLRRSLSFNGYSVELAHDGVEALDMIASDRPDALVLDVMMPRLDGLEVCRQLRSTGDDLPILVLTARDSVSERVAGLDAGADDYLPKPFALEELLARMRALLRRTKPDDDEAESVAMTFSDLTLDPVTREVTRGQRQISLTRTEFALLEMLIANPRRVLTRSRILEEVWGFDFPTSGNALEVYVGYLRRKTEAGGEPRLIHTVRGVGYVLRETPP, via the coding sequence GTGCGGATACTGGTCGTCGACGACGACCGCGCAGTGCGTGAATCGCTGCGCCGGTCGCTGTCCTTCAATGGATACTCGGTCGAGTTGGCCCACGACGGGGTGGAGGCGCTCGACATGATCGCCAGCGACCGTCCCGACGCGCTCGTGCTCGATGTGATGATGCCGCGGCTGGACGGCCTCGAGGTTTGCCGTCAGCTCCGCAGCACCGGCGACGACCTGCCGATCCTTGTGCTCACCGCCCGCGATTCGGTCTCCGAGCGGGTCGCCGGGCTGGACGCCGGCGCGGACGACTACCTGCCGAAGCCGTTCGCGCTGGAGGAACTGTTGGCCCGGATGCGCGCGCTGCTGCGGCGCACCAAGCCGGACGACGATGAGGCCGAGTCGGTGGCCATGACGTTCTCCGACCTGACGTTGGACCCGGTGACCCGCGAAGTCACTCGCGGGCAACGCCAAATCAGCCTCACCCGCACCGAATTCGCCTTGCTGGAAATGCTGATCGCCAATCCGCGCCGCGTGCTCACCCGCAGCCGGATCCTGGAAGAGGTATGGGGATTCGACTTTCCCACCTCCGGCAACGCGCTGGAGGTCTACGTCGGCTACCTGCGCCGCAAGACCGAGGCCGGCGGTGAGCCACGACTGATCCACACGGTGCGCGGCGTGGGCTACGTCCTTCGGGAGACGCCGCCGTGA
- the rpmF gene encoding 50S ribosomal protein L32, which yields MAVPKRRMSRANTRSRRAQWKATKTELVGVTVAGQKHKVPRRLLKAARLGLIDLDRR from the coding sequence ATGGCCGTACCCAAGCGCAGGATGTCGCGCGCGAACACCCGTAGCCGTCGCGCGCAGTGGAAGGCCACCAAGACCGAGCTCGTCGGTGTGACGGTCGCCGGCCAGAAGCACAAGGTGCCCCGCCGGCTGCTCAAGGCGGCCCGGCTCGGTCTCATCGACCTGGACCGGCGTTAG
- a CDS encoding acyclic terpene utilization AtuA family protein, whose protein sequence is MASAPGREPVRIANCSGFYGDRLSAMREMLTGGDVDFLTGDYLAELTMLILGRDRMKHPERGYAKTFLTQLEDCLGEARDRGVRIVANAGGLNPAGLAEAIRALAERLGIPARIAHVEGDDLLGRAAELGLGTPLTANAYLGAWGIVDCLGDGADVVVTGRVTDASVIVGAAAAHFGWGRTDYDRLAGAVVAGHVIECGVQATGGNYSFFTEIPDLTHAGFPLAEVYADGSSVITKHPGTGGLVSVDTVTAQLLYEITGARYANPDVTTRMDTIELSAEGPDRVRISGVRGEPPPPTYKVSLNSIGGFRNSMTFVLTGLDIEAKAGLVRRQLEAALTVKPAELQWSLARTDHTDADTEEAASALLHCVVRDPDPANVGRQFSSAAVELALASYPGFHVTAPPGDGQVYGVFTAGYVDAAEVPHVAVHADGTRTEIPCPTETLVLSPADPPPLPEPLPGGPTRRVPLGRIAGARSGDKGGSANVGVWVRTDEQWRWLANTLTVELLTELLPEAAEFDVTRHVLPNLRAVNFVIDGILGQGVAYQARFDPQAKGLGEWLRGRHVDIPERLL, encoded by the coding sequence ATGGCCTCTGCACCTGGTCGCGAGCCGGTCCGGATCGCGAACTGCTCGGGGTTCTACGGCGACCGGCTGTCGGCGATGCGCGAGATGCTCACCGGCGGCGACGTCGACTTCCTCACCGGCGACTACCTGGCCGAACTGACCATGCTGATCCTGGGCCGCGACCGCATGAAGCATCCCGAGCGCGGCTACGCCAAGACCTTCTTGACCCAGCTCGAGGACTGCCTGGGCGAGGCCCGCGACCGCGGCGTCCGCATCGTCGCCAACGCCGGCGGCCTCAACCCGGCCGGGCTGGCCGAGGCGATCCGCGCCCTGGCCGAGCGCCTCGGCATCCCGGCAAGGATCGCCCACGTCGAAGGTGATGACCTGCTGGGGCGCGCCGCCGAACTCGGGCTGGGCACGCCCCTGACCGCGAACGCCTACCTGGGGGCCTGGGGCATCGTCGATTGCCTGGGTGACGGCGCCGACGTCGTCGTCACCGGACGGGTCACCGACGCCTCGGTGATCGTGGGGGCGGCCGCGGCGCACTTCGGCTGGGGCCGCACCGACTACGACCGGCTCGCCGGCGCCGTGGTCGCCGGCCACGTCATCGAGTGCGGGGTGCAGGCCACCGGCGGCAACTACTCCTTCTTCACGGAAATCCCGGACCTGACCCACGCCGGGTTCCCGCTGGCCGAGGTGTACGCCGACGGGTCCTCGGTGATCACCAAGCACCCCGGCACCGGCGGCCTGGTCAGCGTCGATACCGTCACCGCGCAGCTGCTCTACGAGATCACCGGCGCCCGCTACGCCAACCCCGACGTCACCACCCGGATGGACACCATCGAGCTGTCCGCCGAGGGGCCCGACCGGGTGCGCATCAGCGGCGTGCGCGGCGAACCGCCGCCGCCCACCTACAAGGTGTCGCTGAACAGCATCGGCGGCTTCCGCAACTCCATGACCTTCGTGCTGACCGGGCTGGACATCGAGGCCAAGGCCGGCCTGGTGCGCCGGCAGCTCGAGGCCGCGTTGACCGTCAAGCCGGCGGAGCTGCAGTGGTCACTCGCCCGCACCGACCACACCGACGCCGACACCGAGGAGGCCGCCAGCGCGCTGCTGCACTGCGTGGTCCGCGACCCCGATCCCGCCAACGTCGGGCGCCAGTTCTCCTCGGCCGCAGTGGAATTGGCACTGGCCAGTTATCCGGGTTTTCACGTGACCGCCCCGCCGGGCGACGGCCAAGTCTACGGCGTGTTCACCGCGGGTTACGTCGACGCCGCCGAGGTGCCGCACGTCGCGGTACACGCCGACGGCACACGCACCGAGATTCCCTGCCCCACCGAGACTTTGGTGCTGTCGCCCGCCGACCCCCCGCCCTTGCCCGAGCCGCTTCCGGGAGGCCCGACGCGCCGTGTTCCGCTGGGCCGCATCGCCGGCGCCCGCAGCGGTGACAAGGGCGGCTCGGCCAACGTCGGGGTCTGGGTCCGCACCGACGAACAATGGCGCTGGCTGGCCAACACGCTGACCGTCGAGCTGCTCACCGAGCTGCTGCCCGAAGCGGCCGAGTTCGACGTCACCCGCCACGTGCTGCCGAACCTGCGCGCGGTCAACTTCGTCATCGACGGCATCCTGGGCCAGGGCGTCGCCTACCAGGCGCGGTTCGATCCGCAGGCCAAAGGGCTGGGCGAATGGTTGCGCGGCCGTCACGTCGACATCCCCGAAAGGCTGCTATGA
- a CDS encoding acyl-CoA dehydrogenase family protein: MNLWTTPEREQLRKTVRSFTEREILPHADEWERIGELPRDLHRRAGDAGLLGAGFPEAVGGGGGDGADAVIICEEVHQAGAPGGVFASLFTCGIAVPHMIASGDRRLIDEFVRPTLAGDKIGALAITEPGGGSDVGHLRTSAVRDGDHYVVNGAKTYITSGVRADYVVTAVRTGGPGAAGVSLLVVEKGTPGFEVSRKLAKMGWRSSDTAELSFVDARVPAANLVGAENSGFAQIAQAFVSERIGLAAQAYSSAQRCLDLTVQWCRDRETFGRPLISRQSVQNTLAEMARRIEVARVYSRSVVERQLAGETNLIAEVCFAKNTAVEAGEWVANQAVQLFGGMGYMAESEVERQYRDMRILGIGGGTTEILTALAAKSLGFQS; encoded by the coding sequence ATGAATCTGTGGACGACGCCCGAGCGCGAACAATTGCGAAAGACGGTGCGCTCCTTCACCGAACGCGAGATCCTGCCCCACGCTGACGAGTGGGAGCGCATCGGTGAGCTGCCGCGCGACCTGCACCGGCGCGCCGGGGATGCCGGCCTGCTCGGAGCCGGCTTTCCCGAGGCGGTCGGCGGGGGCGGCGGCGACGGCGCCGACGCGGTGATCATCTGCGAGGAGGTACACCAGGCCGGCGCTCCGGGAGGGGTCTTCGCGTCGCTGTTCACCTGCGGCATCGCGGTGCCGCACATGATCGCCTCCGGCGACCGGCGGCTGATCGACGAGTTCGTCCGGCCGACGCTGGCGGGCGACAAGATCGGGGCGCTGGCCATCACCGAACCCGGCGGCGGTTCGGACGTCGGGCACCTGCGGACCTCGGCGGTGCGGGACGGGGATCACTACGTGGTCAACGGCGCCAAGACCTATATCACCTCGGGGGTCCGCGCCGACTACGTCGTCACGGCGGTGCGCACCGGTGGTCCCGGCGCGGCGGGCGTGTCACTCTTGGTGGTCGAGAAGGGCACGCCGGGTTTCGAGGTGAGCCGCAAGCTGGCCAAGATGGGGTGGCGGTCCTCGGACACCGCCGAGCTGTCCTTCGTCGACGCGCGGGTGCCGGCGGCCAACCTGGTCGGCGCCGAGAACAGCGGATTCGCCCAGATCGCCCAGGCCTTTGTTTCGGAGCGCATCGGCCTTGCCGCGCAGGCCTATTCGAGCGCCCAGCGCTGCCTGGACCTGACGGTGCAGTGGTGCCGCGACCGGGAAACCTTTGGCCGGCCGCTGATCTCGCGGCAGTCGGTGCAGAACACGCTGGCCGAGATGGCCCGGCGCATCGAAGTCGCCCGGGTCTACTCCCGCAGCGTGGTCGAGCGCCAGCTGGCCGGCGAGACCAACCTGATCGCCGAGGTGTGTTTCGCCAAGAACACCGCCGTCGAGGCCGGCGAGTGGGTGGCCAACCAGGCCGTCCAGTTGTTCGGCGGCATGGGCTACATGGCCGAATCCGAAGTCGAACGCCAGTACCGGGACATGCGGATCCTCGGCATCGGCGGCGGCACGACCGAAATCCTGACCGCGCTGGCCGCGAAATCCCTCGGATTCCAGTCATGA
- a CDS encoding acyl-CoA carboxylase subunit beta, with product MTVLQSTLDPRSAAYTDAASTAISRLSEIDAELAKALAGGGPKYVERHHGRGKLTARERIELLVDPDSPFLELSPLAAYGSAFTVGASTVAGIGVVSGVECLIVANDPTVKGGTSNPWTLKKILRANQIAFENRLPVISLVESGGADLPTQKEIFIPGGRMFRDLTRLSAAGIPTIALVFGNSTAGGAYIPGMSDHVVMIKERSKVFLAGPPLVKMATGEESDDESLGGAEMHARISGLADYFAVDELDAIRIGRRIVARLNWVKQGPVPGPVTEPLFDAEELIGIVPADLRIPFDPREVIARIVDGSEFDEFKAMYGSSLVTGWARLHGYPLGILANSRGVLFSEESQKATQFIQLANRSNTPLLFLHNTTGYMVGKDYEEGGMIKHGSMMINAVSNSTVPHISLLIGASYGAGHYGMCGRAYDPRFLFAWPSAKSAVMGGAQLAGVLSIVARAAAEARGQQVDEEADAAMRAAVEGQIEAESLPLVLSGMLYDDGVIDPRDTRTVLGMCLSAIANGPIKGTSNFGVFRM from the coding sequence ATGACCGTCCTGCAGTCCACGCTGGACCCGCGATCCGCCGCCTACACCGACGCGGCGTCGACGGCGATCTCGCGGCTCTCCGAGATCGACGCCGAGCTCGCCAAAGCGCTTGCGGGCGGCGGGCCCAAGTACGTCGAACGCCACCACGGCCGCGGCAAACTCACCGCCCGGGAACGCATCGAACTGCTCGTCGACCCCGACTCCCCGTTCCTCGAACTCAGCCCGCTGGCGGCGTACGGCAGCGCGTTCACCGTCGGCGCCAGCACGGTCGCCGGCATCGGGGTGGTGTCGGGCGTGGAATGCCTGATCGTCGCCAACGACCCGACGGTCAAGGGCGGCACCAGCAACCCGTGGACCCTGAAAAAGATACTGCGGGCCAACCAGATCGCATTCGAAAACCGGCTTCCCGTCATTTCGCTGGTGGAATCCGGCGGTGCGGACCTGCCCACCCAGAAGGAGATCTTCATCCCCGGTGGGCGGATGTTCCGCGACCTGACCCGCCTGTCGGCGGCCGGGATCCCCACGATCGCCCTCGTTTTCGGCAACTCCACCGCCGGCGGCGCCTACATTCCCGGCATGTCCGATCACGTCGTGATGATCAAGGAACGTTCGAAGGTGTTCCTGGCCGGTCCCCCGCTGGTCAAGATGGCCACCGGGGAGGAATCCGACGACGAGTCGCTGGGTGGCGCCGAAATGCACGCCCGCATATCGGGTTTGGCGGACTACTTCGCCGTCGACGAACTCGACGCCATCCGGATCGGGCGCCGCATCGTGGCCCGGCTGAACTGGGTCAAGCAGGGGCCGGTCCCCGGACCCGTGACCGAGCCGCTGTTCGACGCCGAGGAGCTGATCGGCATCGTGCCCGCGGACCTGCGCATCCCGTTCGACCCGCGAGAAGTCATCGCCCGCATCGTCGACGGCTCCGAATTCGACGAATTCAAGGCCATGTACGGCTCGTCGCTGGTGACCGGGTGGGCCCGGCTGCACGGCTACCCGCTCGGCATCCTGGCCAACTCGCGCGGGGTGCTGTTCAGCGAGGAGTCGCAGAAGGCGACCCAGTTCATCCAGCTGGCGAACCGTTCCAACACGCCACTGTTGTTCCTGCACAACACCACCGGCTACATGGTGGGCAAGGACTACGAGGAAGGCGGAATGATCAAGCACGGCTCGATGATGATCAACGCCGTCTCCAACTCGACCGTCCCGCACATCTCGCTGTTGATCGGCGCCTCCTACGGCGCCGGCCACTACGGGATGTGCGGTCGGGCCTACGACCCCAGGTTCCTGTTCGCCTGGCCCAGCGCCAAGTCCGCGGTGATGGGCGGCGCTCAGCTCGCGGGCGTCTTGTCGATCGTGGCCCGTGCCGCCGCCGAGGCCCGCGGCCAGCAGGTCGACGAGGAGGCCGACGCCGCGATGCGCGCGGCGGTCGAGGGGCAGATCGAGGCCGAGTCGCTGCCGTTGGTCCTGTCCGGGATGCTCTACGACGACGGGGTGATCGACCCGCGCGACACCCGTACGGTGTTGGGAATGTGTTTGTCCGCCATCGCCAATGGCCCGATCAAGGGGACGTCGAACTTCGGCGTCTTCCGGATGTGA
- a CDS encoding biotin carboxylase N-terminal domain-containing protein: MVTRVLVANRGEIARRVFATCRRLGLGTVAVYTDPDATAPHVAEADARVRLPKTIDYLNAEAIIAAARAAGADAVHPGYGFLSENPDFAAAVQGAGLAWIGPPVDAVRAMGSKIESKKLMAAAGVPVLDELDPETVTQAQLPVLVKASAGGGGRGMRVVRELPALAREVEAARREAQSAFGDPTVFCERYLPTGHHIEVQVLADTHGTVWAVGERECSIQRRHQKIIEEAPSPLVERTPGMRDKLFDAARLAAAAIGYTGAGTVEFLADDHGEFYFLEMNTRLQVEHPVTEETTGLDLVELQIAVADGDRLDAEPPVAQGHSIEARLYAEDPAQGWQPQAGRVHRVEVPAVQAQFTTLGHRTGIRLDSGILAGSTVSIHYDPMLAKVISYAPTRRRAALVLADALARTRLHGVRTNRELLVNVLRHPAFLDGATDTAFFDTHGLPELAAPLADTATVRLSAIAAALADAAGNRAAAPVLGSIPNGWRNLPSGYQVKSYRDADGVEHRVEYRFARTGLLMADDEQVRLVSATPDEVVLADGSGVSCGFAVARYGPDTQDVYVDSARGPVHLVALPRFPEPGSAVEQGSLVAPMPGNVIRIGAAVGDTVDAGQALIWLEAMKMEHTLTAPTDGVLVELNVTTGQQVEVGTVLARVEAPQAEGDSQ, from the coding sequence ATGGTCACTCGAGTGCTGGTCGCCAACCGGGGCGAGATCGCCCGACGGGTGTTCGCCACCTGCCGGCGGCTGGGCCTGGGCACCGTCGCCGTCTACACCGACCCCGACGCCACTGCGCCGCACGTGGCCGAGGCCGACGCCCGGGTGCGGCTGCCCAAGACCATCGACTACCTCAACGCCGAGGCCATCATCGCCGCCGCCCGCGCCGCCGGCGCCGACGCGGTGCATCCCGGATACGGATTCCTCTCGGAGAACCCCGATTTCGCGGCGGCCGTGCAGGGCGCGGGCCTGGCCTGGATCGGGCCGCCGGTGGACGCGGTGCGGGCGATGGGTTCCAAGATCGAATCGAAGAAGCTGATGGCCGCCGCCGGAGTCCCGGTGCTCGACGAGCTCGACCCCGAGACGGTCACCCAGGCGCAGCTTCCGGTGCTGGTCAAGGCCTCCGCCGGCGGCGGTGGTCGCGGGATGCGGGTGGTGCGCGAATTGCCCGCTCTCGCCCGCGAAGTGGAAGCGGCCCGCCGCGAGGCGCAGTCCGCATTCGGCGACCCGACCGTGTTTTGCGAACGCTACCTGCCCACCGGGCACCACATCGAAGTGCAGGTCCTGGCCGACACCCACGGCACCGTGTGGGCCGTCGGGGAACGCGAATGCTCCATTCAGCGCCGACACCAGAAGATCATCGAGGAGGCCCCCTCCCCGCTGGTCGAGCGCACACCGGGCATGCGCGACAAGCTATTCGACGCGGCCCGGCTGGCCGCCGCGGCGATCGGCTACACCGGCGCCGGGACCGTCGAATTCCTCGCCGACGATCACGGCGAGTTCTACTTCCTGGAGATGAACACCCGGCTGCAGGTCGAGCACCCGGTGACCGAGGAGACCACCGGGCTCGACCTCGTCGAGCTGCAGATCGCCGTCGCCGACGGCGACCGGCTCGACGCCGAACCGCCCGTCGCGCAGGGGCATTCGATCGAGGCCCGCCTCTACGCGGAGGACCCCGCCCAGGGCTGGCAGCCGCAGGCCGGGCGCGTGCACCGCGTCGAGGTGCCGGCGGTCCAGGCGCAGTTCACCACGCTGGGCCACCGGACCGGCATCCGGCTCGATTCGGGCATCCTCGCCGGTTCCACCGTATCGATTCACTACGACCCGATGCTGGCCAAGGTCATCTCCTACGCGCCGACGCGCCGCCGGGCCGCGCTGGTGCTCGCCGACGCGCTCGCCCGCACCCGGCTGCACGGCGTTCGCACCAACCGCGAGCTGCTGGTCAACGTGCTGCGCCACCCCGCATTTCTCGACGGTGCCACCGACACGGCGTTTTTCGACACGCACGGCCTGCCGGAACTGGCGGCGCCCCTGGCCGACACCGCCACCGTCCGGCTCTCCGCGATCGCCGCCGCGCTCGCCGACGCCGCGGGCAACCGCGCGGCCGCCCCCGTCCTGGGCTCAATCCCCAACGGTTGGCGCAACCTGCCGTCCGGCTACCAGGTGAAGAGCTACCGCGACGCCGACGGCGTGGAGCACCGGGTCGAATACCGTTTTGCCAGAACGGGATTGCTGATGGCCGACGACGAGCAGGTCCGGTTGGTCTCGGCCACACCGGATGAGGTCGTGCTGGCCGACGGCTCCGGGGTGTCGTGCGGATTCGCGGTCGCGCGATACGGCCCCGACACTCAAGACGTCTACGTCGACTCGGCGCGCGGGCCCGTTCACCTGGTCGCGCTGCCGCGCTTCCCGGAGCCGGGTTCGGCCGTCGAACAGGGTTCGCTGGTAGCGCCCATGCCCGGCAACGTGATCCGGATCGGCGCCGCGGTCGGCGACACCGTCGACGCGGGCCAGGCGTTGATCTGGCTCGAGGCGATGAAGATGGAACACACCCTCACCGCGCCGACCGACGGCGTGCTCGTCGAACTCAATGTCACCACCGGCCAGCAAGTCGAAGTGGGCACCGTCCTAGCGCGCGTGGAAGCGCCCCAAGCAGAAGGAGATTCGCAATGA
- a CDS encoding acyl-CoA dehydrogenase family protein, whose amino-acid sequence MTDTSFIESEERQALRKSVAAWAANYGSEYYLKKARAHEHTDELWSEAGKLGFLGVNLPEEYGGGGAGMYELSLVMEEMAAAGSALLLMVVSPAINGTIISKFGTEEQKKRWIPGIADGTLTMAFAITEPDAGSNSHKITTTARRDGNDWILKGQKVYISGIDQAQAVLVVGRTEEAKTGKLRPALFVVPTDAPGFTYTPIEMELVSPERQFQVFLDDVRLPADALVGSEDAAIAQLFAGLNPERIMGAASSVGMGRFALQKAADYVKTRQVWGTPIGAHHGLSHPLAQCHIEVQLAKLMMQKAATLYDSGDDAGAAEAANMAKYAAAEAATRSVDQAVQSMGGNGLTKEYGVAAMLASARLGRIAPVSREMVLNFVAQTSLGLPRSY is encoded by the coding sequence ATGACCGACACCAGCTTCATCGAGAGCGAGGAGCGGCAGGCCCTGCGCAAGTCGGTGGCCGCGTGGGCCGCCAACTACGGCAGCGAGTATTACCTGAAGAAGGCCCGCGCGCACGAGCACACCGACGAATTGTGGTCGGAAGCGGGCAAACTCGGCTTTCTGGGGGTGAACCTGCCCGAGGAGTACGGCGGCGGCGGCGCCGGCATGTACGAGCTGTCACTGGTGATGGAGGAAATGGCGGCGGCGGGCAGCGCGCTGCTGCTGATGGTGGTGTCGCCGGCGATCAACGGCACCATCATCAGCAAGTTCGGCACCGAGGAGCAGAAGAAGCGCTGGATTCCCGGCATCGCCGACGGGACGCTGACGATGGCCTTCGCGATCACCGAGCCGGACGCCGGCTCCAACTCGCACAAGATCACCACGACCGCGCGCCGCGACGGCAACGACTGGATCCTCAAGGGCCAGAAGGTCTACATCTCCGGCATCGACCAGGCGCAGGCCGTCCTGGTGGTGGGCCGCACCGAGGAGGCAAAGACCGGAAAGCTGCGCCCGGCACTGTTCGTGGTGCCCACCGATGCCCCCGGATTCACCTACACCCCAATCGAAATGGAGCTCGTCAGCCCCGAACGGCAGTTCCAGGTCTTCCTGGACGACGTCCGGCTTCCCGCCGACGCGCTGGTCGGTTCCGAGGACGCCGCCATCGCCCAGCTGTTCGCGGGCCTGAACCCTGAGCGAATCATGGGCGCCGCCAGCTCGGTCGGGATGGGACGGTTCGCTCTGCAAAAGGCCGCCGACTACGTCAAGACACGCCAGGTGTGGGGCACGCCGATCGGCGCGCATCACGGGCTCTCACATCCGTTGGCGCAGTGCCACATCGAAGTGCAACTGGCCAAGCTGATGATGCAGAAGGCCGCCACGCTCTACGACAGCGGTGACGACGCCGGTGCGGCGGAGGCCGCCAACATGGCCAAATACGCTGCGGCCGAGGCGGCTACCCGCTCGGTCGACCAGGCCGTGCAGTCGATGGGCGGCAACGGGCTGACCAAGGAGTACGGCGTCGCCGCCATGCTCGCCTCGGCCAGGCTCGGGCGGATCGCCCCGGTCAGCCGGGAGATGGTGCTCAACTTCGTGGCGCAGACATCACTGGGCCTCCCCCGGTCTTACTGA